A stretch of DNA from Roseovarius sp. M141:
CTGCAAGCCGGTTGTTGAGGAATTTTCTTTCTCCGTGCCATACTGCATTTGCACATCTGTGCGATCCGGCAGTGCGCAGAGGAGGTGCGCTGCCGTGATTACTCAACAGGGAGGATTCTTATGTCCACATCGAATTTCACGCGCCGCGGTCTGCTGAGGACCAGCGTCGTCGCAGGCGCCGGTCTGGCCGTTCCGACAATCTTTACCGCCAGCAGCGTGTCGGCCTTTGCCAACGATCCCGGCGATGCCAGCACCGTCACGCTGGGCTTCAACGTGCCGCAATCGGGCCCCTACGCCGACGAGGGCGCGGACGAGCTGCGCGCTTATGAGCTGGCGGTCGAGCATCTGAACGGCGGCGGCGATGGCGGCATGATGCAGACCTTCAGCTCGAAGGCGCTTCAGGGTAACGGTATCATGGGCAAGAAGGTGGAATACGTCACCGGCGACACCCAGACCAAATCGGACGCCGCGCGCGCATCGGCAAAATCGATGATCGAAAAGGACGGCGTGGTGTTGGTCACCGGCGGATCGTCCTCGGGCGTGGCCGTTGCCGTGCAGGCGCTGTGCCAGGAGGCCGGCGTGATCTTCATGGCGGGCCTGACGCACTCGAACGACACCACCGGCAAGGACCGCAAGGCCAATGGTTTCCGTCACTTCTTTAACAGCTGGATGTCCGGCGCGGCGTTGGCGCCCGTTCTGGCAAATGCCTACGGCACCGACCGCAAGGCATACCACCTGACTGCCGACTACAACTGGGGCTATACCACCGAAGAGGCTGTCCGCAATTCCACCGAGGCGCTCGGCTGGGAGACAGTGAACGCGGTCAAGACACCGCTGACGCAGACCGATTTCAGCTCGTATATCACGCCGGTCCTGCAATCGGATGCCGACGTGCTGGTGCTGAACCACTACGGCAACAACATGGTGAACAGCCTGACCAACGCCGTCCAGTTCGGCCTGCGCGACAAGATGGTCAATGACAAGCAATTCGAGATCGTCGTGCCACTGTATTCAGAGCTGATGGCGCGCGGCGCGGGCAAGAACGTGGCCGGTATCTTTGGCTCGCAGAACTGGGACTGGA
This window harbors:
- a CDS encoding substrate-binding protein; its protein translation is MSTSNFTRRGLLRTSVVAGAGLAVPTIFTASSVSAFANDPGDASTVTLGFNVPQSGPYADEGADELRAYELAVEHLNGGGDGGMMQTFSSKALQGNGIMGKKVEYVTGDTQTKSDAARASAKSMIEKDGVVLVTGGSSSGVAVAVQALCQEAGVIFMAGLTHSNDTTGKDRKANGFRHFFNSWMSGAALAPVLANAYGTDRKAYHLTADYNWGYTTEEAVRNSTEALGWETVNAVKTPLTQTDFSSYITPVLQSDADVLVLNHYGNNMVNSLTNAVQFGLRDKMVNDKQFEIVVPLYSELMARGAGKNVAGIFGSQNWDWKLQKEKGDRYIGSDAFVKSFGEKYGFPPSQAAHTCYVQTLLYADAVERAGSFAPCAVVEALEGFEFDGLGNGPTLYRAADHQCFKDVVVVRGKENPENEFDLVEIVEVTPAEQVTYAPDAPEFGGPDATLGECNDGA